CGGGTTCAGCATGGCGATAAAAATGCATTTAACCTGCTGGTACATAAATATCAGGGGAAGGTGATCAACCTTATCGCGAGGTATGTCAGAAATCAGGCTGATGTAGCCGATGTCGCTCAGGAAGCGTTTATCAAAGCTTACCGGGCGTTGCCAAATTTTCGGGGTGAAAGTGCGTTTTACACTTGGCTGTATCGCATTGCGGTTAATACTGCGAAAAATTATTTGGTATCACAGGGACGTCGGGCACCGGCTAATGATATCGATGTCGATGATGCTGAGTATTACGACGGCTCAGATGCGCTAAAGGAGTTTGATTCTCCTGAGCGATTGATGCTGTCAGATGAAATTAAAGCGGTGGTGTTTGAAACCCTTGAAACATTACCGGAAGAATTACGGATGGCAATTTCCCTACGGGAACTCGATGGAATGAGCTACGAGGATATTGCTAATGTGATGGAATGCCCGGTCGGTACCGTGAGGTCTCGGATTTTTCGCGCCCGGGAAGCCATTGATAAAAAGCTCCAGCCGCTGCTGGAAAATTGATAGTGAGACAGGTGAAAAATGGATAAATTAGGTCAGGAGTGGGTCTCTGCCGCCGTCGATGGCGAGGTTGACGCTCAGGCTATGGCAGACTTGTCTGCTGATACCGGTTCCCACGATAAATGGCGCAATTACCATATGATTGGTGATGCCATGCGAGGTGAATTACCCGGTACGCTCAATTTGGATCTGTCAGCGCGTATTGCAGCAGCGATTGAAGATGAACCTGCTATTGTGGCGCCGAAGCGTCCAGTTCAAGCTAATGATATACCGCAGGTAGAGCAGCGTGTACAGAATGTTACTGCGGCAAAATCCAAAGTTGTCCCGCTGTTTAAACAGTTTGGTCAATATGCGATAGCGGCCAGTGTGGCCTTGGTTGCTGTGGTGGGGGTACAGAATTATACCCAGCCGGCAACAGGCGATACGGCGCCCATGCCGGTACTGTCAACCCGACCATTGCTGGGGACTGCATCGCCGGTGAGTTTGCAAACGGCACCATTGCAGCAGGCACAATCTCAAGGCGTGAGTAATGAGCAGGTTTATGAGCAGCGTCGTCGGCTGAATAATTATATTCAGGATCATATGCTGCAACAGAGATTGAACAGCAATACAGTTTTGGAAGACAATCAGTTGGTCAGTCCTGAAACCGGTCGCTGATTGCACGAGGAATAAGTTTGCGTCTCATCCTTCTGGCCCTGTTGGCCGTTGTTTTTCCTGCCATGGCGCAGGAGGAGTTGTCCGCAAAAGCTTGGCTTGAACATATGAGCCAAGCGTTGCAGCAAAAACAATTCAAAGTTTCTATGATCCACCTGCAGGCGGATCATATTCGTCCCTTGGTTTATCTCCATGGTAAGGTGGATGGCCAAGATGTCGCCTTTCTTGAAGATCTGAATGGCCCACCGAAAAATGCAGTACGTATCGGCCATACTGTTACTTTCCTTGAACATGATCAGCCAGCTTATAGTGTCCGTTCCGACCGGATCCAGGGCGTTTGGCCCCCGGCTCTTGCGGGGAATATCACTGCATTAGAATCCGGATATGAATTTGTTCTGGGCGGTCGCAGTCGAATTGCTGGCCGACCTGGTCAAATGGTGCGGATTATGCCTAAAGATGGCTCCCGTTATATCCATCAGGTATGGATAGATATGGAGAGCTTTTTGCCTCTGAAATATGATCTGCTGACCCAGGACAAACAGTTAATTGAGCAGGTGATGGCTGTTGAGTTAGTGGTGTTACCTGAAGCGCCCGCGCTGTTAAAAGAGGCCTTGCACCAAGATTGGCCTGCGGTAATGAATACCGCTGAGCGTGGCGATGGTCGTAATTGGCATTTCAGCTGGTTGCCTGATGGTTTTAAAGTGACGGTGCGGGATCATCATCGCCTTATCGGTAGTCATGAAGCCGTGGAGTATGTGGCGCTCAGTGATGGTTTGGCAAATGCCTCAGTGTATATTGCCCGGGCATCGGATACACCGCTGCCAGAAGAAGTGATTACTCGCAATGGGTTATCATTGGTAACAGAAATTAACGGTAACGCTGAAATTGTGGTAATGGGAAAACTGCCACCGGAAACACTGCGACGGATCGCCCGCAGTTTAAGGTTGGATTAACGCTATGATGGAGCAGGTTGCCCGAGTTATTGAGCAAGACGACAGCGGTTGGGTGATGGTTGAAGTAGAAATGAAAAGTGCCTGCAGCCACTGCGCCAGCAGTGAAACCTGTGGGAGCGGGGCTATTGCTAAGGCATTTTCACCTAAGGTTCAGCGTTTTGCGTTACCCACATCCCGCCCTTGTCAGCCTGGTGATTTACTCAAACTGGGATTGCCTGAGTCTGTGTTACTGAAGGCGGCAGCGTTAGTGTATTTGTTACCGGTAGCTGGGTTATTGCTGGGTGGTTTAATCGGCCAAATGTTGCTAAATAATTTGGGTTTATCTCAAGATTGGATGGTGATGTTAGTGGCCTTTGCCGGCGCACTTGGCTGTTGGGGTATCGGGCGGCGCCGGGCGAAATTGCTGGAGCAGGGAGCGCAGCCAGTTATCCTGTCTTACTTAGGCAGTCAATTATCCTCATCCTCTGGCGGTGCCTGACGTCGATGTCGCCAGTCTCTCCTGTTGCTTGTTCATTTAATTGTGCCTGTTGATGTGGGTTACAGCACTGTGACAAGCGGTGGCAAATGTGATTGGTATTGCCCCCCTAATCAGGTACAATTTCGCACCTTTAACGCGTATCCGTTTAATTTACCTTAGTCATTGCAGCACTGTACAACAGGTGCGAAATAGAGTGGATTACAGTCAAGGTACTGAATCACAATAGAAATCCTGTTAGATACTGTGCTTCTCAGTCAGTGAGTAAGCAATCAGTCAGAAAACCCGAGGGGTTTTAACATTGAGTGAAAAGAAGTCCATGATTAATAAAAATATTCGCAACTTTTCAGTTATTGCGCATATTGACCACGGCAAATCCACTTTGTCCGACCGTCTTATCCAGGTATGTGGCGGCCTTACCGACCGTGAAATGGCTGAACAGGTGCTGGACTCGATGGATCTGGAACGTGAGCGTGGTATTACCATTAAAGCCCAGAGTGTGACTTTGGACTATCAAGCCAAAAATGGCGAAACCTACCAGCTGAACTTTATTGATACGCCGGGACACGTGGATTTCTCCTATGAAGTATCCCGTTCTCTGGCGGCCTGTGAAGGCGCGTTGCTGGTTGTCGATGCGGGTCAAGGGGTTGAAGCCCAGACCTTGGCAAACTGCTATACCGCGCTGGATATGGATCTGGAAGTGGTGCCAGTACTGAACAAAATCGACTTGCCTCAAGCTGAGCCTGAGCGAGTTGCCACTGAAATTGAAGATATTGTTGGCATTGAAGCCCATGATGCGGTGCGCTGCTCGGCTAAAACCGGCGTGGGTATCGACGATGTGCTGGAAACTATTGTGGCTCAGATCCCGCCACCAGAAGGGGATACTGAAGCGCCATTGCAGGCACTGATCATTGACTCTTGGTTTGACTCCTACCTTGGGGTTGTGTCTTTAGTCCGGATCAAAAACGGCAGCCTGAAAAAAGGCGACAAGTTTAAAGTGATGAGCACAGGTCAAACCTACAATGCTGATCGCGTCGGTATTTTTACGCCTAAGCGTAAGGATAAAGATGAACTGAAAACTGGCGAAGTAGGTTATGTGATTGCCGGTATTAAGGAAATTCATGGAGCGCCAGTAGGGGATACCTTGACCCATGCGAAAAATGGTGCCGAGAAGCCACTGCCAGGATTCCAGAAAGCCAAACCTCAGGTATATGCCGGGGTGTTTACCATCTCAACGGATGATTATGAAAACTTCCGTGATGCGCTGAATAAACTGAGCTTGAACGATGCTTCCTTGCAGTTTGAGCCTGAAACCTCTTCAGCACTGGGTTTTGGTTTCCGTATTGGCTATTTGGGCCTGCTGCATATGGAAATTATTCAGGAGCGTCTGGAGCGGGAATATAACCTGGATCTCATCACTACTGCGCCAACGGTGGAATACGAAGTGGTGCTGACTAATGGCGAAACCGTTTATGTGGATAACCCATCGGATCTGCCGGCTCTGAATAATATTGCCGAAATGCGTGAGCCGATTGTGGAAGCCAACATTCTGGTACCAAAGGATTATCTGGGTAACGTTATCACGTTATGTGTGGAAAAACGTGGTATTCAAAAGAATATGGTGTACCACGGTAACCAAGTGGCATTGACCTATGATATTCCAGCCGCAGAAGTGGTAATGGACTTCTTTGACCGGTTGAAATCAACCAGCCGGGGTTATGCGTCATTGGAGTATAACTTTGTCCGCTTTGAGCCTGCAGATATGGTACGTTTGGATGTGTTGATCAACGGGGATCGCGTTGATGCACTGGCGATGATTATTCACCGCTCTAATATCCGTCACAAAGGTATTGCTCTGGTTGAAAAGATGAAAGAGCTTATTCCGCGGCAGATGTTTGATATTGCTATTCAGGCAGCAGTGGGCAGTCAGATTATTGCTCGCTCTACCGTAAAAGCCTTGCGTAAGGACGTTACCGCGAAATGTTATGGTGGTGACGTATCCCGTAAGAAGAAACTGCTGCAAAAGCAGAAAGAGGGTAAAAAACGTATGAAACAACTGGGTAACGTAGAGGTGCCACAAGAGGCATTCTTGGCGGTACTAAAGTTGAATGATTAAGGTTTTTTTCCAATGTCGCGCCGCTTGAAGCGGCGCTTTAGTTAGTTTGACTTATCGCGTTAAAACACCGCTTTAGGATAACTAACTAAAGCCGATTTCTATGGTCAGGGTGACCACTTTTTATCCGGATAGACGGCAGGAGTTTACAACAATATGGCAGCCTATTTTTCTCTCATTCTGGTGCTGGCGACACTGGCAACCGGGCTTATCTGGTTGTATGACATTATTTTTCTTGCTCCCAAGCGGCGTGAGAAACTGGCGCTGGCTCAGGCAAGTGGGGATCTGACGCAGGATGCCAAAGAAAGCATTATGCGGGAATCTGTTGTGGTGGAAACCGCTCACTCAGTCTTCCCTGTGATTGCTTTTGTATTGGTGCTGCGCTCATTTATTTATGAGCCATTTCAAATTCCTTCCGGTTCAATGATGCCTACTCTACTGGTGGGTGACTTTATCTTGGTGGAGAAGTTCAGTTATGGATTGCGTGACCCAGTATGGCGTCACAAATTGGTGGAAACCGGTGAGCCAGCCCGTGGTGATGTAGTGGTGTTTAAGTATCCGGAAGATCCTCGGGTCGACTATATCAAACGTGTGGTAGGCCTACCGGGCGACAAGATTATTTATCGTAATAAACAACTGTGGATCCAGCCTAAATGTACCGCGGATGAGAAAACCTGCCCAGGCCCGCAATTGGTACCGCGCACTGAAGTTAACAGTGGGGAGTTTTTCCAAGATGGCGTGCCGTTACTGCGTTATCAAGAGCAGTTAGGGAAAGTGACCCATGACATTCTTATTAACCCGGCCCGGCCAGAGATGAGCCGTTATTACTACCACGAAGGAACATTGCCTATCGGTGAGTGGATTGTGCCTCAGGGGGAATATTTTGTTATGGGTGATAACCGGGATAATAGCCGTGACAGTCGTTTCTGGGGCTTTGTGCCGGAAGCGAACCTGGTGGGTAAAGCCGTGGCAATCTGGATCAGTTTTGAATTTGACCGCAGCCCATCCGATTGGTTGCCTACCTGGATCCCAACC
This region of Shewanella sp. NFH-SH190041 genomic DNA includes:
- the rpoE gene encoding RNA polymerase sigma factor RpoE → MSGQISDQQLVERVQHGDKNAFNLLVHKYQGKVINLIARYVRNQADVADVAQEAFIKAYRALPNFRGESAFYTWLYRIAVNTAKNYLVSQGRRAPANDIDVDDAEYYDGSDALKEFDSPERLMLSDEIKAVVFETLETLPEELRMAISLRELDGMSYEDIANVMECPVGTVRSRIFRAREAIDKKLQPLLEN
- a CDS encoding sigma-E factor negative regulatory protein; this translates as MDKLGQEWVSAAVDGEVDAQAMADLSADTGSHDKWRNYHMIGDAMRGELPGTLNLDLSARIAAAIEDEPAIVAPKRPVQANDIPQVEQRVQNVTAAKSKVVPLFKQFGQYAIAASVALVAVVGVQNYTQPATGDTAPMPVLSTRPLLGTASPVSLQTAPLQQAQSQGVSNEQVYEQRRRLNNYIQDHMLQQRLNSNTVLEDNQLVSPETGR
- a CDS encoding MucB/RseB C-terminal domain-containing protein, encoding MRLILLALLAVVFPAMAQEELSAKAWLEHMSQALQQKQFKVSMIHLQADHIRPLVYLHGKVDGQDVAFLEDLNGPPKNAVRIGHTVTFLEHDQPAYSVRSDRIQGVWPPALAGNITALESGYEFVLGGRSRIAGRPGQMVRIMPKDGSRYIHQVWIDMESFLPLKYDLLTQDKQLIEQVMAVELVVLPEAPALLKEALHQDWPAVMNTAERGDGRNWHFSWLPDGFKVTVRDHHRLIGSHEAVEYVALSDGLANASVYIARASDTPLPEEVITRNGLSLVTEINGNAEIVVMGKLPPETLRRIARSLRLD
- a CDS encoding SoxR reducing system RseC family protein; the protein is MMEQVARVIEQDDSGWVMVEVEMKSACSHCASSETCGSGAIAKAFSPKVQRFALPTSRPCQPGDLLKLGLPESVLLKAAALVYLLPVAGLLLGGLIGQMLLNNLGLSQDWMVMLVAFAGALGCWGIGRRRAKLLEQGAQPVILSYLGSQLSSSSGGA
- the lepA gene encoding translation elongation factor 4, coding for MINKNIRNFSVIAHIDHGKSTLSDRLIQVCGGLTDREMAEQVLDSMDLERERGITIKAQSVTLDYQAKNGETYQLNFIDTPGHVDFSYEVSRSLAACEGALLVVDAGQGVEAQTLANCYTALDMDLEVVPVLNKIDLPQAEPERVATEIEDIVGIEAHDAVRCSAKTGVGIDDVLETIVAQIPPPEGDTEAPLQALIIDSWFDSYLGVVSLVRIKNGSLKKGDKFKVMSTGQTYNADRVGIFTPKRKDKDELKTGEVGYVIAGIKEIHGAPVGDTLTHAKNGAEKPLPGFQKAKPQVYAGVFTISTDDYENFRDALNKLSLNDASLQFEPETSSALGFGFRIGYLGLLHMEIIQERLEREYNLDLITTAPTVEYEVVLTNGETVYVDNPSDLPALNNIAEMREPIVEANILVPKDYLGNVITLCVEKRGIQKNMVYHGNQVALTYDIPAAEVVMDFFDRLKSTSRGYASLEYNFVRFEPADMVRLDVLINGDRVDALAMIIHRSNIRHKGIALVEKMKELIPRQMFDIAIQAAVGSQIIARSTVKALRKDVTAKCYGGDVSRKKKLLQKQKEGKKRMKQLGNVEVPQEAFLAVLKLND
- the lepB gene encoding signal peptidase I, whose amino-acid sequence is MAAYFSLILVLATLATGLIWLYDIIFLAPKRREKLALAQASGDLTQDAKESIMRESVVVETAHSVFPVIAFVLVLRSFIYEPFQIPSGSMMPTLLVGDFILVEKFSYGLRDPVWRHKLVETGEPARGDVVVFKYPEDPRVDYIKRVVGLPGDKIIYRNKQLWIQPKCTADEKTCPGPQLVPRTEVNSGEFFQDGVPLLRYQEQLGKVTHDILINPARPEMSRYYYHEGTLPIGEWIVPQGEYFVMGDNRDNSRDSRFWGFVPEANLVGKAVAIWISFEFDRSPSDWLPTWIPTGVRFNRIGAIQ